The genomic region AACAGATGACAAAGCACGCACGCTGTGAAAACATGATGGAGAGGGGAACGCATTGGCCTTTGGGCTTGACTGGGCAAGTTATCACGCCCTGTTTTAGAAAAGCAAAGGCAGCGTTTTCCGGCTTCTGGCGAAGCTCACAACTGCTCCATGACCTGTCCCGTCTGCGACAAGCCCTACCCGTGTCTGCACAACCGGAGAAATTCAGCCGTCCTCGTCGAACCTGAGATGAATGAGCGCGAGCAGCACTTTGCTGCATCCGCGCAGGATGCTGCCGCCGCCGGCCAGAGTTCCGGTAATCAAGACTATTGGCGGCAGGAAGTAATCTCCCGCGTGCAGTTGCACCGCGCGCGCCGCCGCAAGCGCTCTGATCCGGATGGATCTTTGTCGCTGGATCTGGATTTTCCCGCCGAAGCGCCGGAAGAATTCGCAGAGCCGGAGCATCGCGAGCCGCCGCCGTTGATTGTGCCCCGTCCGGAAGAAGTGATGCCGCTGGCCACCGAAGCCGCGGACCTGAGCGGGCCCTTGCCGGATCCCGCCCCCATGCCCGAACTGAAGATTCTCCGTTTTCCCCGGCCTGCACATTTGCCGCTGCCGGTGACGCAGAGGGCGTCGATGACGATGGTGGAAATGGAGTTGCCGGCCCCGGTCCGCGAGTCACCGCGCATTGTCTACGCCGCTGACAGCACTCCCCCGGCGGAACAGATGGAATTGCTGCCCAGCTTTGACGACATCCGGCTGGACGCCCCCGAAGTCAGCTTGAAAGACGAGCTTGAGTTGTCGCCCTGCGCGGCGCCGCTGGGCAAAAGGGCCATCGCCGGACTGGTGGATGCAGGAATTGTGATGGCGACGACCGCCGCTCTGGCTTACGCCTTTGAGCGCTTCATCGTCCCCAATGTCATATCGGCGCAATACGTGGACGAAGCGCTTCCCTCGCGCATGGTTCTGCCCTGCCTGCTCGCCACTGGCGGCGTGCTGTGGCTGGCGCTGCAATATCTCTTCCTGGTCTATGGCGCGGGGACGCCGGGCATGAGCTTCTCTGGTCTGGAACTCTGCACTTTCGCCGGCGAGCGGGCGTCTCTGGTCGCGCGCCGCTGCCGCGCCCTGGCCTGCGGGCTTTCTCTCTTCTCCGTGGGATTGGGCTATGCCTGGGCGCTGGTGGACGAAGACCAGCTCGGCTGGCACGACCGTATGACTGGGACGTGCTTGCGGGAGAAGCAGTCGGCAGTCAGCACTCAGCACTCAGCCAGCTGCGAAGAGCACAGCGAAGCGGACCTGCCTTACTAGAACTGTTGCGAGAACACGGTTCGTAACAGGGCCTGACTTGAAGTCAGGCCGCCAGAATGTAAGAGTTTTTGGCTGCAGCCTTACTACACGCGCCGGCTGCCCCTTTGGTGCGTTCCTGCTGATTTTTTTGGCGATAGGGCTCCTTCGCTCCGCTCGGGATGAAAACCAGCATTTTGTTACCATCAAATAGATGGCCCCAACAGACAAAGTACGCGTGCGCTTTGCGCCTTCGCCCACCGGACAGCTTCACATCGGCAACGTGCGCACAGCGCTCTTCAACTGGCTTTTTGCCCGGCAAAAGGGCGGGACGTTCATCCTCCGCATTGAAGATACTGACGTGGAACGCAGCGAAGCCCGCTACGAAACCCAGTTGCTCGAAGACCTGAAGTGGCTGGGACTGGATTGGGACGAGGGCCCGGACGTGGGCGGGCCTTACCCGCCGTACCGCCAGTCCGACAAGATGGACGTCTATCGCGCCTACGCCGAGCGGCTCATCCAGGAGAAAAAAGCTTACTACTGTTTCTGTACCGCGGAAGAACTGGAGCGCGAGCGGGAGCAGGCGCTTAAGGAACAGCGGCAACCGATTTACTCCGGCAAATGCCGGGGGCTTGATGCCGCGGAAGTTGCCGCGCGGCGCTCGTCCGGCGAGCCTGCGGCCATACGGCTGCAAATTCCGGAGCATCCGATTCGTTTTCATGACATCGTCCGCGGCGACGTGGAGTTTTCCAATGAAGTGGTGAGCGATCCCATCATCGTCCGCTCAGGCGGCATGCCGGTGTACAACTACGTGGTGGTGATTGATGACGCCGACATGAAGATCACCCACGTGGTCCGCGGCGACGACCACATCTCCAACACGCCCAAGCAGGTGGCGGTGTATGAAGCGCTGGGGCTCCCGGTGCCGGAATTCGCGCACCTTTCCACCATCCTGGGGCCGGACCGCGAGCGGCTGTCCAAGCGGCATGGAGCAACGTCGGTGGCCAACTTCCGCGAGATGGGGATTCTGCCGGAAGCGCTGATGAACTACCTGGCGCTGCTGGGCTGGGCGCCGAGCGGCGGCGACCGCGAAATCTTTCCCCGGGACGAGTTGATCAAAGAGTTTTCCCTGGAGCGCGTCACGCCTTCGCCGGCGATCTTTGACACCGAGAAACTGCACTGGCTGAACCGGCATTACATCAAGCAGAGTCCGCCCGAGAAGATCCACGCCATGGGCGCGGGATTCCTACAGCGTGCTGGGCTCCTGCCGGCCAGTTTGGACGGCAGCGTCAGCAGCTGGGCGAACAAATTGATAGATCTGCTTGCCCCGTACGTTGACCAACTGGACCAGTTGCCGGAGCGTGCGGGAATTATCTTCAAGCACGATCCCGAGGCGGCGCTGGCACAGCCCGAAAATGCTGAGAGCTTTGCCGGCGAGAAAGCGGCGGCCGTGGTTCGGGCGTTCGCGCAGCGTGTTGCCGGCGAGTCGCCGCTTACGCCGGAGCGGTTCAAGGCGATCATGAATGAAATCAAGACTGAAGCCGGCGTCAAGGGCAAAGACCTGTTTCATCCGGTGCGCATTGCGCTGATCGGTTCGCACTCTGGGCCGGACTTTGACCGGCTGATTCCGCTGATCGAAGAAGGCAGCAAGCTGGCGCTTCCCTTACACGTGAAGAGCGTGCGCGAGCGGGCTGAGGCGTTTGTGGCGGCGCTTGAGCGGAAGCCATGAAATCGCATTTCCGGTTTGAGTTCGCCTTTCCGTACGCCTACGAAGTCAAAATCCTGGAGCACGCGCCGCTTCCCCATCCGCTGGAGCTGCTTTATCACTATCCCCTGGAGCTGGAGGAACGCGACCGCAATGGCACTTATGTTCGCGTGATTCCGCAGCGGGGCATAGCCTGGAAAGGGTTCTTTGCCCTGGGTTTTGACTCCGGCCAGGTGGTCAACTGCGTGAGTTCCTGTCCTGATCCCACGCAGCTTTGTGTGGTGGCCGGCGGCTACGCTTACGTGGTGAATGTTGGCGCGCCGTGGCAGTGGCTGGGAATTGGGCAGCGTCCGGTGACCGATTTGCGCTCCGTGGTGGAAGAGGGCCTGCTCTTGTTTGCCGGGTTCACCAGCATCACTGCCCTGGGGAGCGCGGGAGTTGCCTGGACCACCGAGCGCCTCTCCTGGGAAGGCCTGCGAATCGTAGAGATCTCCGGCGGCGAGTTGCACGGGTTCGGTTGGGATGCGACCAGCGACAAAGAAGTGGAATTCGCCGTGGACCTGAAGACTGGCAAGCATCGCGGCGGCGCGCGGCCGTGAGAGTGCTTTCGCAAGGCAAACATCCGTTCAATTACAGAAGTTCAACCGAGCCAACCTGTCATTCAACCAGCGAAGTCGGTTTCAAAACCAGCAAGTGCTTGCTTGCATATTCCTGAAATTGGCAGGTCGACATTGCGGTACGCACACTGCGAAGTGTCGCCAACGATATCGAGTCTCCGATCTTGCATTCTTCCAGTTCTTGCCGGGACATCACGTAAAACTCCCATTGAGATAAATCCCACGCATCCCACATTGCGGGGTCGGGCTGGGACTCGAAGCAAAAAACGTAGAAATCTGATTTGAAAGTTTTGGGATCGGTCTTTGCCGCGAGGATGAGGGAATTGCGCGCCCTTAGTCTGCCGAAGCGCACTTTCTTGGGATCCTTGATGGCTAAGGGTAGGTTGGCGAAGCGGACCCCATACTCATCGAAAGTCTTGTACGCTTCTACCAATGCGGAAGATTTCACCTCGATCCGGGTACCATTCTCAAGAATGATGTCGCTGTTGGCCCAGGAAACACGTCGATCCGAGTCACAAGGCAGGTCCAGGAGTACGCGGACCATCCACTCAGCGAATACTCCCCTATTGCCGTCGTCGCATATGTCAGTGAATGCCCACTGCCAGAAATTCAGCAGATTGGCTTCTGCACCGAGCTCTGCATTTCCGCGTAGCCGTATTTCTTGCGGATTCAAAATGGCACCTCATTTCTCGGCCGCAGTACTGGCCGGTGAATCTGGTAATGATCTTCTCGATAATCACCCTGCGAAACTGCCTAATTATGTGACGGCTATCACCGCAGGTGCTGGTCATTTCCTGTCGCCGCACCGCGACGGCGCCAGGCCGGGCCGACCAGCCTACTTCTGTGCACGGCGCGCTGCGATGGTTCACAAGTATCGGAGCTGCTTTCTCGGCTTTGGCCCTGCTTGAGGCGTAATTGGATGTCTCTTACGCTGCTGAAATCAAGAACTTGCTACGAGCCCGGCTAGAGAAAGTTGAGGGAGGCGCATCGACGACATGACTCTGGTAGCTCAACCTGCCCAGTTATGGGCTTCGTGCAAGCCGCACGTCCCAAACGCCCTTCTGGCGGAATTAGTGCGCGCTCCGCTACGTTTCGCGCGGGCCTGCGGCAGCAAGGAAGGAATCCTTTGTCGCTTACCCGGCACTTATCCCTCATCCCGCGAGGCGGGACTCGGGAACGTACCGGGCTACTATCGGTCGTCCCTGACGGGACTGATCCGTGGAAGTCCCCACATTTCCAACACTCCACCTCATCCTGCTGACGTGGGACTTGTTTCCTGGTTCGCCCGAGGAGTCCCATAAATCTGCGCTTCACGCGAGGCCCAGAGAATTAGGGAAGGGATGGAGTGTCTTGCTCGATGCCGATCGGCTAAAGAGGATGTAGACCCAGAACTTGTAATGGAAACCGTCGCGCACGGCGACGAGCACAGCACACGTGGTTGTGGGAGAATACGCCGTAGCGGCATGGTGGAGGGCGCATTCTCGGGGTCCTTCGACGCGCTCTCCGTCGCTGCGCTTCTTCGAGCTCGCTCAGGATGACAATACCCCCGAAAATGCGCGAAAACGAACACTTCCTTAAGCCAGTCTTGTCAAGATGTACTACTTCGTGCTTTGTTCACATCGCAAAGTGCGCTAGGATGAGACAGCGCGACTTGCGCAAGGTCTTTGACAAAAGAAGCAAATAGCACTCAGCAATTGGCACTTAGCCAAAACCCAAGCCGGCCGCCACAGTTGATTGGGATCCCATTGGGATCGAGCGCGGCTAAGTCCTTTGTTTATTGGGACCATTGGGATGAATAGGGAGGGGTGGGGGTAATTCCAATGGGATTGCCAAAATCGCCGGAATCGCAACGTGATCGCCGTGATCGGAAAGGCGGGGTTCTCGCCGGGGATGACTTGAGTTAAGTCTTTATTTTCCGGGGATGAACGGGGAGGGGCAGGGCGATGAAAAGATTGTCAAAATCGCCGGAATTGCGAAAATTGGAAATTGAAAACCAGGAAGAATCACCGACATCGCCGAGTTCGGAAGAACATTCCGCACGCAGGCGAGGGCGCCTGCGCTCCACAGATGGGTGCAGAGTATAATGGAACATGGCGACACAACCGCAGCCGGCTTCGCAAAAAGAGCAGAAGCTGCTGACCGCCAGGTTCCAGCAGTTGCTGCAAAAGGTCGCCGAAAACCGTCCAAGTGACGATTTAGAGATCATCCGCAAGGCTTACGAGTTCTCCCTTAAGCATCATCAAGGCCAGACGCGCGCGTCGGGCGAGCCGTATCTGATTCATCCCCTGGAAGTTGCCCTGGTGCTGGCGGACATGAAGCTGGATTCCACGGCCATTGCCGCGGGCCTGCTGCATGACGCCATTGAAGACACGCCGGTCACCCATGAAGACGTCCGCCGCGAATTTGGCGAGCAAGTGGTGCACATTGTTGAGGGCGTCACCAAGATTGACAAGATTGATTTTGCCAGCCGGGAAGAGCGCCAGGCGGAAAACGTCCGCAAGATGGTGCTGGCCATGGTGGATGACATCCGCGTGGTGCTGATCAAGCTGGCTGACCGCCTGCACAACATGCGGACCCTGAAACACCTGCCGGAAGAGCGGCAGCAGAAAGTGGCGCGCGAGACGCTGGAAATCTACGCGCCGCTGGCCCATCGCCTGGGCATGGGCAAGGTGCGCGGCGAACTGGAAGACCTGGCGTTCCGCTATGTGGACCCCATCGGTTATGAGCAGGTGCATGAAGCGGTGGAGTCGCGGCGCAAGGCGGGCGAGACTTTCCTCAATAAGGCCATCAAGATCCTGCAGCAGAAGCTGAAGGAAAACGGCGTGGAAGCCCGCGTGGAAAGCCGCATCAAGCGGCTGTACAGCATCCATCAAAAGCTGCTGCGCCAGCGCATCACCGTGGACCAGGTTTATGACTTGCTGGCGGTCCGCATCATCACCAAGTCAGTCAAAGACTGTTACACCGTGCTGGGCGCGATCCACCAGATGTGGCGGCCGGTGCCGGGGCGGATCAAAGACTTTATCGCCATGCCGCGGCCGAATCTCTACCAGTCGCTGCACACCACGGTGATCACCGAAGACGGCCACCAGTTTGAAGTGCAGATACGCACCGACGAAATGCACAAGATGGCGGAAGAAGGCATTGCCGCGCACTGGAAATACAAAGACGCCAGCCCGGTTTCCGCCAAGGACGAGCAGCGGCTCTCATGGCTGCGCCAAGTGGTGGAGTGGCAGCAGGACGTAAAAGATCCCGGCGAATTTCTTTCGTCGCTGAAAGTGGACCTCTATCCGGAAGAGGTCTACACCTTTACTCCCATGGGCAAGGTAGTGATTCTGCCGCGCGACGCCAGCGCGATAGATTTTGCGTACTCCGTCCACACGGAAGTGGGACACACCTGCGTTGGGGCGAAGGTCAACGGGCGCATTGTGCCTCTGCGCTACAAGCTGCGCAACGGCGACGTGGTGGAGATCATGACCCAGTCGGGCCATAATCCCAGCCGGGACTGGCTGGGGATCGCCAAGTCCACGCGCGCGCGCAACAAGATCCGCCACTGGCTCAACATTCACCAGCGGGAGCGGGCGATTGAAATCGGCAAGAAGCTGCTGGAGAAGCAGGCGCGCAAGTATCGCGTGGCCATGAAGGATTTTGACGAGAAACAGATGGACGCCATCGCAAAAGATTACGGCCTGGGCTCCGGTGAGGACTTGCTGGCGGGCATCGGTTACGGAAAGTATTCGGCGCGGCAGGTGTTGGCCAAGCTTTCGCCCGGACTCTCTGACGAAGCGCCCGCGGAAGAGCCAACCAAGACCCCCGGCACCCTGGGCACGGTGATCCGCCGCGTGTTTGGACAAAGCGCGGAGAGCGGCGCCATCAAGGTGAAAGGGTACAACGACCTGATGGTCTATCGCGCGCGCTGCTGCAATCCCATCCGGGGGGAGGCCATCGTCGGTTATGTGACGCGCGGCAAAGGCGTGGCCGTGCACGCGGTAAGCTGCCCCAACGTGACCAACCTGATGTATGAAGCCGACCGCCGCATCGCCGTGGAATGGGCCAAGCCCGCCATGATGAAGCGCGAAACCAAGGCCACGTATCCGGTGAAGCTGTCAGTGTTTTGCGAAGACCGTCCGGCCATGCTGAAGCAACTAACGTCGGTGATCAGTGACGACAATACCAACATCCGCAATATTGAAGCCCGCACCGGCGAGAGCCAGGCGACCATTGATATCGTGATTGATATTGAAGACGTCAAACACCTGGAGCGCGTGATGAACGGCATGCGGAAGATTCCCGGCATCCATGATGTGCAGCGGTTGAATAAAGTTTGAGCCGCGAATGCGCGCAGATTGACGCAGATAAACTCTTTGTTGCGCCAAGCCAAAATCTTTGAAACACGGAGGAACAGAGGAAACGGAGAGGCTGGATTCGACATTTCCCATCGCGCTTCATTTCTCCTCCGCTTACTCCTTTCCTCCGCGTTTCAAAGGTGTTGGGTTTTTTCCTCTGCTATCCTTTTTCGTTGCTCGAAATCAACGGAGGGCTTTCATGACCTTTACCCGCGACGTAGTTTCCACTCCCAACGCACCCAAAGCCATCGGCCCTTACTCGCAGGCCATCAAGGCCAACGGATTTGTATTCATCTCGGGGCAGATCCCTATTGATCCAGCCACCGGAAATCTGGTCGAAGGCGGGATCGAGCCGCAGACCGAGCAGGTGCTCAAGAACCTGTCGGCAATCCTGCAGGCTGCGGGCAGCAGTTGGGAGAAGGTCGTCAAGACCACGGTGTTTTTGAAGAACATGTCTGAGTTTGCTCAGATGAATGAGGTCTATGCAAAAGCCTGCAAGAATTCACCACCCGCCCGTTCCACGGTGGAGGTCGCTCGCCTGCCAAAAGATGTGGCGGTGGAAATTGACG from Terriglobia bacterium harbors:
- a CDS encoding RDD family protein, encoding MTCPVCDKPYPCLHNRRNSAVLVEPEMNEREQHFAASAQDAAAAGQSSGNQDYWRQEVISRVQLHRARRRKRSDPDGSLSLDLDFPAEAPEEFAEPEHREPPPLIVPRPEEVMPLATEAADLSGPLPDPAPMPELKILRFPRPAHLPLPVTQRASMTMVEMELPAPVRESPRIVYAADSTPPAEQMELLPSFDDIRLDAPEVSLKDELELSPCAAPLGKRAIAGLVDAGIVMATTAALAYAFERFIVPNVISAQYVDEALPSRMVLPCLLATGGVLWLALQYLFLVYGAGTPGMSFSGLELCTFAGERASLVARRCRALACGLSLFSVGLGYAWALVDEDQLGWHDRMTGTCLREKQSAVSTQHSASCEEHSEADLPY
- the gltX gene encoding glutamate--tRNA ligase, which gives rise to MAPTDKVRVRFAPSPTGQLHIGNVRTALFNWLFARQKGGTFILRIEDTDVERSEARYETQLLEDLKWLGLDWDEGPDVGGPYPPYRQSDKMDVYRAYAERLIQEKKAYYCFCTAEELEREREQALKEQRQPIYSGKCRGLDAAEVAARRSSGEPAAIRLQIPEHPIRFHDIVRGDVEFSNEVVSDPIIVRSGGMPVYNYVVVIDDADMKITHVVRGDDHISNTPKQVAVYEALGLPVPEFAHLSTILGPDRERLSKRHGATSVANFREMGILPEALMNYLALLGWAPSGGDREIFPRDELIKEFSLERVTPSPAIFDTEKLHWLNRHYIKQSPPEKIHAMGAGFLQRAGLLPASLDGSVSSWANKLIDLLAPYVDQLDQLPERAGIIFKHDPEAALAQPENAESFAGEKAAAVVRAFAQRVAGESPLTPERFKAIMNEIKTEAGVKGKDLFHPVRIALIGSHSGPDFDRLIPLIEEGSKLALPLHVKSVRERAEAFVAALERKP
- a CDS encoding bifunctional (p)ppGpp synthetase/guanosine-3',5'-bis(diphosphate) 3'-pyrophosphohydrolase; protein product: MATQPQPASQKEQKLLTARFQQLLQKVAENRPSDDLEIIRKAYEFSLKHHQGQTRASGEPYLIHPLEVALVLADMKLDSTAIAAGLLHDAIEDTPVTHEDVRREFGEQVVHIVEGVTKIDKIDFASREERQAENVRKMVLAMVDDIRVVLIKLADRLHNMRTLKHLPEERQQKVARETLEIYAPLAHRLGMGKVRGELEDLAFRYVDPIGYEQVHEAVESRRKAGETFLNKAIKILQQKLKENGVEARVESRIKRLYSIHQKLLRQRITVDQVYDLLAVRIITKSVKDCYTVLGAIHQMWRPVPGRIKDFIAMPRPNLYQSLHTTVITEDGHQFEVQIRTDEMHKMAEEGIAAHWKYKDASPVSAKDEQRLSWLRQVVEWQQDVKDPGEFLSSLKVDLYPEEVYTFTPMGKVVILPRDASAIDFAYSVHTEVGHTCVGAKVNGRIVPLRYKLRNGDVVEIMTQSGHNPSRDWLGIAKSTRARNKIRHWLNIHQRERAIEIGKKLLEKQARKYRVAMKDFDEKQMDAIAKDYGLGSGEDLLAGIGYGKYSARQVLAKLSPGLSDEAPAEEPTKTPGTLGTVIRRVFGQSAESGAIKVKGYNDLMVYRARCCNPIRGEAIVGYVTRGKGVAVHAVSCPNVTNLMYEADRRIAVEWAKPAMMKRETKATYPVKLSVFCEDRPAMLKQLTSVISDDNTNIRNIEARTGESQATIDIVIDIEDVKHLERVMNGMRKIPGIHDVQRLNKV
- a CDS encoding RidA family protein codes for the protein MTFTRDVVSTPNAPKAIGPYSQAIKANGFVFISGQIPIDPATGNLVEGGIEPQTEQVLKNLSAILQAAGSSWEKVVKTTVFLKNMSEFAQMNEVYAKACKNSPPARSTVEVARLPKDVAVEIDVVALL